The DNA window CGCCCAGCAGTCCCGCCATCCGGGTGCCGACCACGGTCGCTCGCTTCAGTCCGTCCATTCCAATCGCGATCCCCTCCCCCATGCTTCCCGTCCAGTGGTCGACCAGCACCACGACCGGCGCCCTGTAGGGGCGTTCGCCACGCGGGGAGACGATCTCCATCCAGCTGCGCTTCACGCCGGTCCCCCGCTCTTCTTCGGGAAGGCCGTGCTTCTGATAGACGCCCTCGCGCTCGAGGAAGCGGCCCATGATGCCTCGGGCCACCGTCGTGTTTCCCCCGCCGGGAGTATCGCGCAGGTCCAGGATCAGCCCCGATGTGTTCTCGAGATCCGCGAGCGCCGCGTCGAAGGCCCTCAGCAGGTCCAGAGAACCGAGCGAGTTGTGAATGCGGATGTAGCCGATGTCCGCTTCGTCGGGAGAAAGGCGGTGGTGGTGGAGCGGCCGATCGTCCTTGGTGGCCGCCGCGGGATCCTGGGTCGGATCCTGAAGCACGTACTCGCCACGGGTTCTGCCGGTCTGAGCGAGGATGCGCCGCGACTCGCCTCGCCGCCCCGCGAGCGCCGCGCGAAGCGCCCAATCCTTCGCGTGCGGATCCGGTGCGCGAAGGGCTCGGGGTAAGCGCCGTTCGACCGCTTCTCGCACTCCCGCTCCGTCGATTCCGAGCACCTCGAGCCCGGGCTTCAATCCCGCGCGCTCCGCGGGGGACCCCGGGCGCACTTGCGTGATGACGGCTCGATCTCCGTCCCACTCCGCCCAGAGGTCCGTGCCCGAGGGGATGAGCTTCGGCGAAGCGGCCGTGTTCGTGTTCAGATGTGCGTGGGGGTCATAGAGCTCTTCCAGGACCTTTTCGAGGATCCCGATGAAGTCCTCCCGGCTCGCGACATCCTTCAGCCGAGGGCGGTACAGGAGTTTCACCTTGTCCCAGTCCGTTCTCCTAGCGTCGAAGTAGGCGTAGGAGGATCCGATCTCCGACCACATGAAGTCGAAATCCTCCTCGTTCTGTCGAATCACATCGGGGGAGGGAGGTTCCGCCGTCGAGGGGACGGGACTCAGGAGGAGCACCAAGAGGCACGCCACGCCAGCCGCTGGCACCACGTGCCTCGGGAGAGGCGTCAGCACGTATCGCCTGCATGAAGATCCATCCGCGCATTGTACGAGAGCGGCATGCCTACTGACAGGGCCGGCGGACGCGCGTAAACTCGCCCATCCATGCGACTCGCTTCAGCCATGCGCCTCGGCACGAACGAGACCCCGCTCGGAGCCGCGGACATGGGTTTCGAATCGTGAAGCGCGCGGGCTTGGTGCTCTTCGCCGCATCCCTGCTGCTGTTGGCGCCTCCAGCGGGTGCGGCGCAAGGACCGAACGAAGGCAAGTCCGGGGCGTCGGCGGCGGACTCCACGCGCTGGTCGTCGTTCCTGCCTCTCCTGAAGGAAGAGGTCGAGAACCGCGGGATCGAGCTGCCCCTCCCCTTCGGCGTGGGCCTGGTTTACTACCACTTGGTGCGCGATATCGAGATCACCGACCTTCGAGTCGGGCGCAACGGAGCGCCTCCCGCTTCGGTCAGCGACTTCGCGCAGCTGGAGTCGCGCGCGATCGTCGACAACGTGAACGTCAAACTCGACGCGTGGATCCTTCCCTTCCTCAACGTCTACGCGATCGTCGGATATGCCTGGAACGACGCCGAGACAACGATGGACGTCACGCTTCCTCCGCTCGTACCG is part of the Candidatus Eisenbacteria bacterium genome and encodes:
- a CDS encoding S41 family peptidase, coding for MLTPLPRHVVPAAGVACLLVLLLSPVPSTAEPPSPDVIRQNEEDFDFMWSEIGSSYAYFDARRTDWDKVKLLYRPRLKDVASREDFIGILEKVLEELYDPHAHLNTNTAASPKLIPSGTDLWAEWDGDRAVITQVRPGSPAERAGLKPGLEVLGIDGAGVREAVERRLPRALRAPDPHAKDWALRAALAGRRGESRRILAQTGRTRGEYVLQDPTQDPAAATKDDRPLHHHRLSPDEADIGYIRIHNSLGSLDLLRAFDAALADLENTSGLILDLRDTPGGGNTTVARGIMGRFLEREGVYQKHGLPEEERGTGVKRSWMEIVSPRGERPYRAPVVVLVDHWTGSMGEGIAIGMDGLKRATVVGTRMAGLLGATHQFALPHSGIGVSVPAEKLFHVNGTPREDYVPPVAVDLQKSDYQKARDPILDAGLDTMRSLLKPKTSK